In Choristoneura fumiferana chromosome 21, NRCan_CFum_1, whole genome shotgun sequence, a single genomic region encodes these proteins:
- the LOC141439960 gene encoding gastric triacylglycerol lipase-like: protein MTTRQLFLVTCIIFLYFDITSSSHADEFESVFADISDATLSEDGKLNFSQLATKYGHSADQYNLTTEDGYILTLFNLPGNGPSVLLFHGIDDTSDTFIIRGNTSLAITSANAGYNVWVGNSRGNKYGRRHVNLNPDTDKEEFWNFSFHEIGYYDLAATIDFIRNKTGEDSIATIGHSQGTTVHYVLASTRPEYNERIKVTISLAPIAFLSNLAPPVSLVADVGPAISLLLKSLGMEEILQDHKALSNIITLICSKGLISYALCGFGALFPFSGIDPSNIEPEFLRTIFGHYPAATSRKSLAHLNQLYLRKRFSQYDYGTIKNLAKYGSIAPPDYDLSAITAKMALVAGKNDQLSKVKDVEHLRDKLPNVVHYEVLKPKLWSHLDFVWAKTVPEYLYPTIFNILKKHV from the coding sequence ATGACAACACGACAATTATTTCTAGTAACGTgtatcatatttttatattttgacattaCTTCGTCCAGTCACGCAGATGAGTTCGAATCAGTGTTTGCAGACATTTCCGACGCCACTTTATCTGAAGATGGGAAGCTGAATTTTTCACAACTGGCAACGAAATATGGCCATAGCGCTGATCAGTATAACTTGACTACTGAAGATGGATACATTCTGACGCTATTCAACCTCCCAGGAAATGGACCTTCGGTGCTTCTGTTCCATGGTATTGATGATACTTCTGACACGTTTATTATAAGAGGTAACACCTCTCTTGCTATTACATCAGCTAATGCAGGCTATAATGTTTGGGTTGGAAACAGCAGAGGAAATAAATATGGACGACGCCACGTCAACTTAAATCCTGATACAGATAAAGAAGAGTTTTGGAATTTCAGTTTCCACGAGATCGGATACTACGACCTCGCTGCTACGATAGACTTCATTCGTAATAAAACTGGTGAAGACAGCATTGCTACAATTGGTCATTCTCAAGGAACCACTGTGCATTACGTTCTAGCTTCAACAAGACCAGAATACAACGAGAGGATAAAAGTGACTATATCGTTGGCTCCTATTGCTTTTTTAAGCAATCTAGCCCCACCTGTATCTTTAGTAGCAGATGTGGGTCCTGCAATCTCTCTGCTATTGAAATCACTCGGTATGGAGGAAATCTTGCAAGATCATAAGGCGTTGTCTAATATCATCACGTTAATCTGCAGTAAAGGCCTTATCAGTTATGCTTTATGTGGTTTCGGAGCGCTCTTCCCGTTTTCTGGAATTGATCCTAGTAATATCGAACCTGAATTTTTGAGAACAATATTCGGCCATTATCCGGCAGCAACTTCGAGAAAATCCTTGGCTCATTTGAATCAATTATATCTACGAAAAAGATTCAGCCAGTACGATTATGGGACGATTAAGAATTTGGCTAAATACGGGTCGATAGCTCCTCCAGATTACGATTTGAGTGCCATTACGGCAAAAATGGCTTTGGTTGCTGGTAAAAATGATCAATTGTCAAAAGTTAAAGACGTAGAACATCTTAGAGATAAATTACCTAACGTTGTACACTATGAAGTTTTAAAGCCCAAGTTGTGGTCTCATTTAGATTTCGTCTGGGCTAAAACTGTACCAGAATATCTGTACCCAACCATATTTAATATTCTAAAGAAACATGTCTGA